ATTATAGGCCTTGAGGGCAATCATCGCCTTGATGCCATTCTCAACTTTAGGCTTGGCATCCTGCTCCAGTTGCTTGATCCCCGGGATGACGGTGTCCTCACTATGTGTCAATAGGGGGGTCAACACGTAAGGGATACCAATTTCAAACAGATTTTTCTGCTCTGTGCGGCTGGGAAAGGCGATCAGATTCCAAGATGCAGAAACGGGGTGTGGATCTGTTTGCCAGATGGCTTCCATGGCCGCCAATTTGGCTGGTTGTGCGTGGGCGTCAATATAGCCCAAGGCATCTCCCAGGGTGATCACGCCCACGGTGGAAATCACACCAAAGATCGCTGCTAATCGAAACGAGCGCAAGGCAATATCGCGCCGCTTTTTGGTTAGCAGGTAGTAGGCCGACACGGCCATGACGAACATCGCGCCGGTCACAAAACCAGCGATGGAGGTGTGTACGAACTTCGCCTGGGCATCCGGGTTGAAGATCAGACCCACGAAGCTGGTGAACTGCATGCGCATGGTGTTGGGATCAAAGGTGCCACCCTGCGGGTCCTGCATGAAGCCATTGGCAATCAGAATCCACAGTGCAGAAAGGTTAGAACCCAGGGCCACGAGGTAGGTAACCACGAGGTGTGCCTTGGGAGACATGCGGTCCCAGCCGAAAAACATGACGCCCACGAACGTGGATTCCATGAAGAAGGCCATGAGTCCTTCGATAGCCAGCGGAGTACCGAAGATGTCACCAACGAAGTGCGAATACATTGACCAGTTGGTGCCGAATTCGAATTCCATGGTCAGGCCGGTGGCAACACCGAGGGCGAAGTTGATGGCGAAGAGTTTGCCCCAGAATTGGGTCATCTCCCTGTAGATTTGTTTTCCTGTCACCACATACACCGTTTCCATGGTGGCCAGGATGAAAGTGAGTCCCAGGGTGAGGGGGACGAAGAGAAAGTGATACAAGGCCGTCAACGCGAACTGCATGCGCGACAGCTCCACTACCGTCGGATTGATGAGCATATCCATGAACTACCTCCTACAGAAACGCCGGCAGATTTTGCCCCGGCACATAACGATGCAGATCCTTTTCTGCCCGTCCTTTTTTCACTGGTTTTGCGGTGGGTTGTAATAACTGGTTGTAACGATGCAGCAGGCCGGTGGAACCTCCGCCGGAGTTGCTTTGTACCAGGCGACGATACTCCTCAATGCTGCTGAGACGGCGGCCCCGATATTCCCGTCCAGGGTAGAGCAGGGTTTCTTCCGCAAAGCGGTCGAGGAGGGTGTTCATTCTGGCGAGTAGGTCGCCCCGCGCTTTGCCGTGCAGCTTGGGAGGTAAACCGCGAACGAGCAGAGTATTCCCGGTGAAGAGACGATCGTTCCAGGCATACATCAGGGCACAGGCGGTGAGGCCTGGGGTGTGAAACACGCGCAGGGATTCTTCGCCGAAATAGAGGATGTCTTCATCGCGAATGCGCATGTCAACGCTGGCTGCGCTGATGCTTTCGTGGGCAGCCAGTCTGGCGCCCCAGTGCTCGCGCAAAATCCCGGCGGCCTTCTCATGGCTGGCGTTCCAGTGTGTCACGAGCAGCAGTCGCAACTGCAGTCCGCGGCGCCTCAAGAAATCCTCCACTGCGCTCAGCTGGCTATCGACAACATCGATCGCTACCGCCTCGCGGGTGATGGAGTCGCCGAGGACATAGGCGAGGGATCCCTCTTTTTCGGAACAGATCTGACGGAAAATCATGCGACAGCCCTCTCTATGCAACGCAAACAAATCAGCAAATGCCATGCCAATATCCGTTTTTTCTTGCCGATCTCTGCAATCCCTGATTTACTGTGTTTCCGCTGCCGCGGAAGACGCCTTGCGACGATGATGGGGGAGAAAACTGCCAAATGTGGCAGAAAATTTTTGGCAGCCCTGCTATAATTGACACTGGGCAGACTGATGCTGGGGGAAGGCAATGCTCAAGCAATTGCGTCCAGAGTTGACCTCATTACTCGACTGCTTTTCTTTGCCTGCGGTGCTTCTTGAGCTAGATCACACGGTGTTGGCGGCAAATCAGGCCTATCGCAAGCAATTTGGCGATGGCAAACCATTGCAGGGGCGTCATTGCGACGAGATTCTGCAGAGTGCGGGCATGCCCTGCGGTGGCGCTGGAAACGAATGTCCGCTGGACCGCTGTCTGCAGAGTGGCAGTGTCCAACATGTGCTTCATCTGCATGATGGACGCGCCTTGCAGATTGATCTATTCCCCATCCGCAATTCCAGCGGCAAGCCGGAGTATTTTCTCGAATTGCTTGCTCCCATGCCAAATCAGGACACTCCCCCGCCAGGGCTGGTTGGCCAAACACCCCTGATGCAGCAGTTGGAACATCTGCTGCACCGCGCCGCCCCGAGCGAAGTGCCGGTCTTGCTACTCGGTGAGTCCGGCACCGGCAAGGAGCTTGCGGCGGCGATGATCCATCGCGCCAGCCGGCGAGCCCAGGGTCCTTTTGTGGTGCTGGATTGTTCCGGTCTCTCAGAAACCCTTTTTGAAAGTGAGCTTTTTGGCCATGAGCGAGGCGCCTTTACCGGCGCGCAAAGCCGGAAAATCGGCCTTGCCGAGGCGGCGAATGGCGGCACGCTCTTTCTCGATGAGGTTGGCGATATTCCGCTGCCCTTGCAGGTGAAGCTCCTGCGCCTGCTGGAAACGGGCACGTTTCGGCGGGTTGGTGGGATCGAAGCCATCCGCTCCGAATTTCGCCTGATCTCGGCCACGCATCGGAATCTGGAAGCCATGGTGCGGGAAGAGAAATTCCGTCAGGATCTCTACTATCGAATCAGTGCCTTTCCCATCACCCTGCCGTCCCTGCGCGAGCGGCGGGAAGATATTCCGCAGATTGCGGGGTATCTGCTGCAACGCCTGGGCTATCCCCGTTTACGCCTGAGTCCCGAGGCATTGCAGGCACTTCTGGCGCATGACTATCCAGGCAATGTGCGGGAGTTGCGCAATATTCTGAACCGCGCTGCCTTACTGGCCGACGATGTCTGGATTTTGCCGGAACATCTGCCCAGCAATCTGCGCTCTGCACCGGAACCAGAGTCTGCGGCTGGCAGCCCGGGTTTCGCTAACTTGGTGCCGCTGGCAGAAATGGAAGAAAGGTACTTGCGCTGGGCGCGCCAGATCCATCTGGGTGATCGCCGCAGTCTGGCGCACTCCCTGGGTATCAGCGAACGCACCTTGTACCGGAAACTGGAGAGTATCAGCGGCCTCCCGGAACAGGTCGAGCATGCCTAATTCTCCGATGGATGATGAGCCGCTGGACTGGTCTCCCGGCTCTTGGCAGCGCCCTGCGGCGCGGAAGGCGGCGCCGATTCTCTTACTGCTGCATGGCCTGGGTGCAAGCCAGGAGGATATGCAGGGGCTGGCAGAGCGTCTCGATCCGCAGCAGCAAGTGCACCTGCTTACCCTGAATGCACCGCAGCGCCCGGTAACCTTGAATCGCGGCTATGTCATGCCAGCCTGGTATGACCTTTTGGGTCTCGGGCCGGACTCCGCTGAGGACCGCGCCGGCATGGAGGAGATGGCTGCGGCCTTGCGCCGTGCATTGGCGCCGGTATTGAGGGGCCGCGAACTGATCTTGGGAGGGTTCTCCCAAGGCGCGGCACTGTCCTTGTACTTACATCTGCATGCCGGTTTTGCCGCCCGCACTTTGTTGATCTTCAGTGGTTATTTGCCGCTGCGACACGAAACGCCATCGGCACACGCAAATTCCGCCCCCATTTTTTGGGGGCATGGACGCGAGGACGATATTCTCCCCCTCAGCTACGCCCAGTGGGGCGAGGAGATTTTGCTGCGGCAGGGCTACTCTGTCACGCGCGAAGACTATCCCATGGCGCACAGCGTCATCGCCGAAGAAATCTCTGCCGCGCGCTCCTTCCTGGAGCAACACGGTATGTATAGGGGAGTGCCTACTCGTTAGTCCGCGAAAATGAACTCCCCCAGGCCCCAGCGGGCCGCCAGGGTTTCCGTCGCATTGAGCAACTCCTCGGCGCGACTGGGATGGTTGACGGGGGATTGGGCAATGCGCCGCAGGAGGGTGTCCCGCTCTCCGCCCGCCGCCAACAAGTGGATCAGTTCTCCGGCATCGCGCCCGACAATCTCTCCGCCCAGTAGTTCTCCGCTATCCATATCTGCGAGGATGCGCGCAAAACCGCGGGTATCGTCCTGACCCAGGGCCCGCGGCGAGCTTTCGAAAGCAGCAAAGCCCACCGCTGGTTCTAAGCCCTCATCTTCCGCCTGCTCATCATCCATGCCAATGCGTGCCAGCTCTACAGCGGAATATACGAGCTCTGGCACCCAAAGAGGTGCGCGGCTCTGTTCATTGCCTTTGAGGATATTATCGATGACCAGCGTGGCGTCGGCGAGGGCCTGGTTGGCGTTCATGTACGGGCCGACCACGTCGCCAATGGCATAGATTCCTGGCTCTGCGGTTTCCAGATGCGCATTGGTGATGACGAATCCGTGTGCGTCGAGAACGACGGCGGTATTCTCTAAACCAAGGGCCTCGGTGTGGGCTTGGCGTCCTGTGGCAAAGAGTACCCAGTCAGCGGATTCCTTTTCCCCCTCCGCATTGGCGACCCATGCCCGCGCAGCGTCTATGCCAGAATCGGTCACGGCGAATTTGTTGCGCGGCACGATCTGCAATTCCTTGAGCGCATCCATCAAGGCATCTTTGGCCTGTGGCGAGTAACGCAGGTGATGGAGAGGTGCGGAATTCACTAACCAGCGGACCTGCTTGCCGAGCTGGGTAAAAATATAGGCAAACTCGGTACCGATCACGCCGCCACCGACGATGACTACGGTATCCCCTGCGGGCACGCCATCATCGAAGAGCATATCGCTATGCAGGATCTTGCCGGGTTGTAAATACGCGCCTTTTGGCAGCCGGGGTGTGGAGCCAGTGGCGATGATGCTGTACTGTGCCTGAATGGTTTCTTCGCCTTGCGCATCGCGAATGCTAATTTCGCGCGCGCTGCGGTAGCTGCCTATCCCACTATACATCTGCACACCCAGGCGTTTGAGGTAGTCGACATAGCTCTCGCGTACGGTTTCCACCACTTTGCGCTGGTGCTCCCAGGCTTGCGCCATATCGCCGCGTAAGGATTCCCCAAGAATGCCGCGCGCCGCGAAATGGCGACTGTTTTCGATCCACTTGGCGGTCTCGTGCCAATCCTTCTTGGGGACGCAGCCGCGATTGAGGCAGGTTCCGCCCCAGATCCCCTTTTCGATGATCGCGACCTTTTTCCCCCGCAATGCGCCGAGCACCGCCGCCCGGTAGCCGCCCGGCCCACTACCAATGATGACAATGTCGAACTCTTTCATAGGCTCCTCGCTCGGTTTTCCGTAGTGTAGCTGTTTTTGCGCCGCAACTCAGCTTGGGCTGAGGCCATTCCCACCCGACCTTTCCTGTCGACAGGCACGACAGGGCTTGGGTATGATTCGCAAAACCTTTTGTGGGGGCGTGATCATGGCGGAACATCTCATACTGACAGCGGTCGACGGCTCGCAAAATGCGCTGGTGGCGGCAGGGGTGGCAGCAAAATTTGCCAGCTTGCTCTCGGGACGTCTGGGCCTGGTGACGGTGCTACAGGTACCGCGGGTGCCGTTGGGCTTCGGTAGCGGACTGTTCTCCGATGGGCTGCGCGATCGGTTGATGGAAGAGGCGCGCGCCGAGGCAGAAAAAACCTTGCAAGGGGTGGCTGAGCGCATCCATGAGGCCTGCGGCTTGCAAATGCCGGAGTATTTCATTGCCACGGGGATTCCCGAGGTCGAGATACCCAAAATCGTTGTTGCTGATCCGCAGATCATGATGGTGGTCGTCGGTCGTCAGGGGTTTGGTACCGAGAGTAAACCGCGAGGTTTGCCCCATGCTTTGGGGGATCTTGGGGCAAAACTCAGCTTGAGTTTGAAGGTGCCCGTGCTGACAGTACCCAGCGATGCCCTGGACGGCCAGATCTGTGCCGGGATCGATAAACTGCGTTCACAAGCCGAAAGCGAGGAGGGCTGAGGGTGGAGATTTACCTGCCCATTGCCCACATGGACATCAATATCGCGATGATCGTGGGTTTTGGTCTGATCGTGGGTTTTCTTTCCGGGCTTACCGGAGTGGGTGGGGGATTTTTGATTACTCCCCTACTGATCTTTGTTGGGGTCCCGCCCTTGATTGCCGTGGGTACGGGGGCAGCGCAGATCGTTGGCGCGTCAGCGGTGGGAAGCTACGCCCACTGGCGTCTGGGCAACGTGGATATGCGCATGGCGATTGTCTTGCTCATTGGGAGCTGGACGGGCGGTCTGATTGGTGTACGCGTCGCCAGAATTTTGGAGCAGAGCGGGCATTTTGGCCTGGTTGTCTCTTTTCTCTATGTTGGTCTGCTCGGATTCATCGGCGTTTCCATGCTGATCGAAGCCCTCATGGCGGTGCGCGGCAAGAAGAAAAGCAAGCCAGTGCAAGACAAGAAATCAAGCTGGGTAGATCGTTTACCCTGGCAAATGGATTTTCCCGTATCCGGCCTGCGCACAACCATCTTGTTGCCTTTGGGACTCGGGGTTGCCGTTGGTGTGCTGACGGCATTGATGGGTGTTGGTGGTGGTTTTGTCATGGTTCCCATCATGCTCTACGTGCTCAAGATGCCGACCAAGGTCGTGGTTGGCACCTCCCTGTTCCAGTTGCTTTTTACCACCGCGGAGGTGGGCATTTTGCAGGCGGGTATGAATCACGCGGTTGATCCCTACCTGGCCCTGGCCCTGGTGGTCGGTTCCATTTTTGGTACCCAGTTTGGTGCCCGCTTGGGAGCGCGCATGCCGGGTGAGCAACTACGCCTTGTCTTGGCCTTGGTCGTCGTCGCCGTGGCAGTGAAGATGGGGCTGGGCTTGGTCATCCCCCCTACTGATGTCTTCCAAGTCACGCAGGTGCTCTGATGCGAAAGCTGATCCTTCGTAGCCTGCTGCTTTCCACTCTTGTCAGTCTGCCTCTTAGCATCCCGGTCTGGGCGCAGGCATCGACAGTTGCGCCCAATGTCGTACTGGGTACCGGCACCGATAAGGTCGACGTGACCAGCCGGTTCCGCGGCCGCGACATCCTGGTTTTTGGCGCCTTGTCGCATCCGGGGCAGGTAATCGTCGCATTGCGTTCTCCTGAT
The window above is part of the Acidithiobacillus acidisediminis genome. Proteins encoded here:
- a CDS encoding universal stress protein, which gives rise to MAEHLILTAVDGSQNALVAAGVAAKFASLLSGRLGLVTVLQVPRVPLGFGSGLFSDGLRDRLMEEARAEAEKTLQGVAERIHEACGLQMPEYFIATGIPEVEIPKIVVADPQIMMVVVGRQGFGTESKPRGLPHALGDLGAKLSLSLKVPVLTVPSDALDGQICAGIDKLRSQAESEEG
- a CDS encoding dihydrolipoyl dehydrogenase family protein yields the protein MKEFDIVIIGSGPGGYRAAVLGALRGKKVAIIEKGIWGGTCLNRGCVPKKDWHETAKWIENSRHFAARGILGESLRGDMAQAWEHQRKVVETVRESYVDYLKRLGVQMYSGIGSYRSAREISIRDAQGEETIQAQYSIIATGSTPRLPKGAYLQPGKILHSDMLFDDGVPAGDTVVIVGGGVIGTEFAYIFTQLGKQVRWLVNSAPLHHLRYSPQAKDALMDALKELQIVPRNKFAVTDSGIDAARAWVANAEGEKESADWVLFATGRQAHTEALGLENTAVVLDAHGFVITNAHLETAEPGIYAIGDVVGPYMNANQALADATLVIDNILKGNEQSRAPLWVPELVYSAVELARIGMDDEQAEDEGLEPAVGFAAFESSPRALGQDDTRGFARILADMDSGELLGGEIVGRDAGELIHLLAAGGERDTLLRRIAQSPVNHPSRAEELLNATETLAARWGLGEFIFAD
- a CDS encoding cytochrome ubiquinol oxidase subunit I, translating into MDMLINPTVVELSRMQFALTALYHFLFVPLTLGLTFILATMETVYVVTGKQIYREMTQFWGKLFAINFALGVATGLTMEFEFGTNWSMYSHFVGDIFGTPLAIEGLMAFFMESTFVGVMFFGWDRMSPKAHLVVTYLVALGSNLSALWILIANGFMQDPQGGTFDPNTMRMQFTSFVGLIFNPDAQAKFVHTSIAGFVTGAMFVMAVSAYYLLTKKRRDIALRSFRLAAIFGVISTVGVITLGDALGYIDAHAQPAKLAAMEAIWQTDPHPVSASWNLIAFPSRTEQKNLFEIGIPYVLTPLLTHSEDTVIPGIKQLEQDAKPKVENGIKAMIALKAYNADHSDTAALATFKQYEKDMGYGFLAKEFAPDQDLANVNASNLPSVLDKTAKATIPNVWVEFWAFRLMVAAGFFMLVLFAFAAYYSLKNEIEKHPLFLKIALWSVPLPWIACEFGWITAENGRQPWTVYGWLPTFVSASSHSVAYMIFSLIGFALLYSTFIAVELYLMFKYARLGPQDSHHGEEPVAGGGMAGQPAFAKASLDRS
- a CDS encoding sulfite exporter TauE/SafE family protein, translating into MEIYLPIAHMDINIAMIVGFGLIVGFLSGLTGVGGGFLITPLLIFVGVPPLIAVGTGAAQIVGASAVGSYAHWRLGNVDMRMAIVLLIGSWTGGLIGVRVARILEQSGHFGLVVSFLYVGLLGFIGVSMLIEALMAVRGKKKSKPVQDKKSSWVDRLPWQMDFPVSGLRTTILLPLGLGVAVGVLTALMGVGGGFVMVPIMLYVLKMPTKVVVGTSLFQLLFTTAEVGILQAGMNHAVDPYLALALVVGSIFGTQFGARLGARMPGEQLRLVLALVVVAVAVKMGLGLVIPPTDVFQVTQVL
- a CDS encoding sigma-54 interaction domain-containing protein; translated protein: MLKQLRPELTSLLDCFSLPAVLLELDHTVLAANQAYRKQFGDGKPLQGRHCDEILQSAGMPCGGAGNECPLDRCLQSGSVQHVLHLHDGRALQIDLFPIRNSSGKPEYFLELLAPMPNQDTPPPGLVGQTPLMQQLEHLLHRAAPSEVPVLLLGESGTGKELAAAMIHRASRRAQGPFVVLDCSGLSETLFESELFGHERGAFTGAQSRKIGLAEAANGGTLFLDEVGDIPLPLQVKLLRLLETGTFRRVGGIEAIRSEFRLISATHRNLEAMVREEKFRQDLYYRISAFPITLPSLRERREDIPQIAGYLLQRLGYPRLRLSPEALQALLAHDYPGNVRELRNILNRAALLADDVWILPEHLPSNLRSAPEPESAAGSPGFANLVPLAEMEERYLRWARQIHLGDRRSLAHSLGISERTLYRKLESISGLPEQVEHA
- a CDS encoding alpha/beta hydrolase, producing MPNSPMDDEPLDWSPGSWQRPAARKAAPILLLLHGLGASQEDMQGLAERLDPQQQVHLLTLNAPQRPVTLNRGYVMPAWYDLLGLGPDSAEDRAGMEEMAAALRRALAPVLRGRELILGGFSQGAALSLYLHLHAGFAARTLLIFSGYLPLRHETPSAHANSAPIFWGHGREDDILPLSYAQWGEEILLRQGYSVTREDYPMAHSVIAEEISAARSFLEQHGMYRGVPTR
- a CDS encoding MBL fold metallo-hydrolase produces the protein MAFADLFALHREGCRMIFRQICSEKEGSLAYVLGDSITREAVAIDVVDSQLSAVEDFLRRRGLQLRLLLVTHWNASHEKAAGILREHWGARLAAHESISAASVDMRIRDEDILYFGEESLRVFHTPGLTACALMYAWNDRLFTGNTLLVRGLPPKLHGKARGDLLARMNTLLDRFAEETLLYPGREYRGRRLSSIEEYRRLVQSNSGGGSTGLLHRYNQLLQPTAKPVKKGRAEKDLHRYVPGQNLPAFL